Proteins from a single region of Halorubrum sp. 2020YC2:
- the serS gene encoding serine--tRNA ligase, with product MLSRQFVRENPEVVREALENKGVDVDLDRILDVDEEWRELKQRGDDLRHERNEVSSKIGELKQAGEEEAAQEAIERSGELKSELQEIEERAEELEAELEESLLELPQIPQDSVPVGEDESENVEVRREGFDGLRDLPGDVEPHYDLGEDLEILDFERGAKVAGGGFYVAKGDGARLEHALIQFMLDVHREQGYEDVFPPIPVNSASMRGTGQLPKFTEDAYRVEGTNEDDYDDDDLWLLPTAEVPVTNLHRDEILLGEDLPLKYQAYTPNFRQEAGEHGTETRGIVRVHQFNKVEMVNFVRPEESDERFEGLVDEAEEVLRRLELPYRILEMCTGDLGFTQAKKYDVEVWAPADDMDEGPERGGRWLEVSSVSNFEDFQARRAGIRYREEHHESAEYLHTLNGSGLAVPRIVVAILEYYQNDDGTVTVPEALRPYMGGTEVIEGHDAVGESKLGGE from the coding sequence ATGCTGTCTCGACAGTTCGTCCGGGAGAACCCCGAGGTCGTCCGCGAGGCGCTCGAAAACAAGGGCGTCGACGTCGACCTCGACCGGATACTCGACGTCGACGAGGAGTGGCGGGAGCTGAAACAGCGCGGCGACGACCTGCGCCACGAGCGCAACGAGGTCTCCTCGAAGATCGGCGAGTTGAAGCAGGCCGGCGAAGAGGAGGCGGCACAGGAAGCGATAGAGCGCTCGGGGGAGCTCAAATCGGAGCTTCAAGAGATCGAGGAGCGCGCCGAGGAGCTGGAGGCCGAACTGGAGGAGTCGCTGCTCGAACTCCCGCAGATCCCCCAAGACTCCGTGCCGGTCGGGGAAGACGAGTCCGAGAACGTCGAGGTGCGCCGCGAGGGGTTCGACGGCCTCCGGGACCTCCCCGGAGACGTGGAGCCGCACTACGACTTGGGCGAGGACCTCGAGATACTCGACTTCGAGCGCGGCGCGAAGGTCGCCGGCGGGGGCTTCTACGTCGCGAAGGGCGACGGCGCGCGGCTGGAGCACGCGCTGATACAGTTCATGCTCGACGTGCACCGCGAGCAGGGGTACGAGGACGTGTTCCCGCCGATACCGGTCAACTCGGCGTCGATGCGCGGCACCGGGCAGCTCCCGAAGTTCACCGAGGACGCCTACCGCGTCGAGGGGACGAACGAGGACGACTACGACGACGACGACCTCTGGCTGCTCCCGACCGCGGAGGTGCCCGTCACGAACCTCCACCGCGACGAGATCCTGCTGGGCGAGGACCTCCCCCTGAAGTATCAGGCGTACACGCCGAACTTCCGGCAGGAGGCGGGCGAGCACGGCACCGAGACGCGCGGCATCGTCCGCGTCCACCAGTTCAACAAGGTGGAGATGGTGAACTTCGTCCGGCCCGAGGAGAGCGACGAGCGCTTCGAGGGGCTGGTCGACGAGGCCGAGGAGGTGCTCCGGCGGCTCGAACTTCCCTACCGCATCTTAGAGATGTGCACCGGCGATCTGGGGTTCACGCAGGCGAAGAAGTACGACGTCGAGGTGTGGGCGCCCGCCGACGACATGGACGAGGGCCCCGAACGGGGCGGCCGCTGGCTTGAGGTCTCCTCCGTCTCGAACTTCGAGGACTTTCAGGCGCGCCGCGCCGGGATTCGGTACCGCGAGGAGCACCACGAGTCCGCGGAGTACCTCCACACCCTGAACGGCTCGGGGCTGGCGGTGCCGCGGATCGTCGTCGCCATCTTGGAGTACTACCAGAACGACGACGGCACCGTCACCGTCCCCGAGGCGCTGCGCCCGTACATGGGCGGGACGGAGGTCATCGAGGGCCACGACGCGGTCGGGGAGTCGAAGCTGGGCGGGGAGTAA
- a CDS encoding DUF1328 family protein — MSLTQAIHGGVMATPLQFGGGLIELAVLFLVLAVIAAVAGASGVAGLSMNIAKWLVIIFVVLAVVTFVL, encoded by the coding sequence ATGAGCCTTACTCAGGCGATTCACGGCGGAGTGATGGCTACGCCCCTCCAGTTCGGCGGGGGTCTGATCGAACTGGCGGTCCTCTTCCTCGTCCTCGCCGTCATCGCGGCGGTCGCCGGCGCCAGCGGGGTCGCCGGGCTGAGCATGAACATCGCGAAGTGGCTCGTCATCATCTTCGTCGTGCTCGCGGTCGTCACGTTCGTCCTCTAA
- a CDS encoding dihydroorotase has protein sequence MLITGATLADDRVRDVRIGGDGRIDAVAEGLGADAGERVVEARGRHLLPGAVDVHVHFREPGGSHKETWASGSESAAAGGVTTVVDQPNTSPPTVDGAAFDEKAELAVDSLVDYGINGGVTPDWDPESLFDRPLFALGEVFLADSTGDMGIDADLFADALDEAAARGVPVTVHAEDATLFDESALDGDLGGIGTAATADAWSAYRTADAEVAAVERALATAADRDAQVHVAHTSTPEAVDAVVEAREDGSEGAAGDGSGTDGAAPRVTCEVTPHHLYLSRERARSLGTFGRMNPPLRSEERREALFARLAAGDVDVVATDHAPHAVAEKRRGLVDAPSGVPGVETLYPLLLESVRKGELSLERVRDVVAANPAEIFGLDRKGRVAEGYDADLVLVDTADPREIEAAALHSTCAWTPFEGLRGVFPEVTLVRGEVVYERDPATGAASFGDAVGRNVRES, from the coding sequence ATGCTCATCACGGGCGCGACGCTGGCCGACGACCGGGTTCGAGACGTGCGCATCGGCGGCGACGGGCGGATCGACGCGGTCGCGGAGGGGCTGGGCGCCGACGCCGGCGAGCGCGTCGTCGAGGCCCGCGGCAGACACCTCCTGCCCGGCGCGGTCGACGTCCACGTCCACTTCCGCGAGCCGGGCGGCAGCCACAAGGAGACGTGGGCCTCGGGGTCAGAGAGCGCGGCCGCGGGCGGCGTCACGACCGTCGTCGACCAGCCGAACACCTCGCCGCCGACCGTCGACGGCGCGGCGTTCGACGAGAAGGCCGAACTCGCGGTCGACTCGCTCGTCGACTACGGGATCAACGGCGGCGTGACTCCCGACTGGGACCCCGAGAGCCTCTTCGACCGCCCGCTGTTCGCGCTCGGGGAGGTGTTCCTCGCTGACTCCACCGGCGACATGGGGATCGACGCCGACCTGTTCGCGGACGCCCTCGACGAGGCCGCGGCCCGCGGCGTCCCGGTCACCGTCCACGCCGAGGACGCGACGCTGTTCGACGAGTCCGCGCTCGACGGCGACCTCGGCGGGATCGGCACCGCCGCGACCGCGGACGCGTGGTCGGCCTACCGGACGGCCGACGCGGAGGTCGCCGCGGTCGAGCGCGCGCTCGCGACGGCGGCGGACCGCGACGCGCAGGTTCACGTCGCGCACACCTCGACGCCGGAGGCGGTCGACGCCGTGGTCGAGGCGCGCGAGGACGGGTCGGAAGGGGCCGCCGGCGACGGGAGCGGAACCGACGGCGCCGCCCCGCGGGTCACCTGCGAGGTGACGCCCCACCACCTGTACCTCTCGCGCGAGCGGGCGCGGTCGCTGGGGACGTTCGGGCGGATGAACCCGCCGCTGCGGTCGGAGGAGCGCCGCGAGGCGCTGTTCGCGCGGCTCGCGGCGGGCGACGTCGACGTGGTCGCGACCGACCACGCGCCGCACGCGGTCGCGGAGAAGCGGCGGGGCCTCGTCGACGCCCCCAGCGGGGTCCCCGGCGTCGAGACGCTGTACCCGCTGCTGCTCGAATCGGTCCGGAAGGGCGAACTGTCGCTCGAACGCGTCCGCGACGTCGTCGCCGCGAACCCCGCCGAAATCTTCGGGCTCGACCGGAAGGGGCGGGTCGCGGAGGGGTACGACGCCGACCTCGTCCTCGTCGACACGGCCGACCCCCGCGAGATCGAGGCCGCGGCGCTCCACAGCACCTGCGCGTGGACCCCCTTCGAGGGCCTCCGCGGCGTCTTCCCGGAGGTCACGCTCGTCCGCGGCGAGGTCGTCTACGAGCGCGACCCCGCGACCGGCGCGGCGTCGTTCGGGGACGCCGTCGGCCGCAACGTCAGGGAGTCGTAG
- a CDS encoding MoxR family ATPase, whose protein sequence is MTDPGEPGPIGSGPAESVDGEGDPTGETAGTAAAVEPETPADVAALADRIVAEVEDVIVGKRDAVEHVLVTVLARGHLLVEDVPGVGKTTLAKSVARSIDGSFKRVQFTPDLLPSDVTGVNVFNRRTDEFDFQPGPVFANVVLGDEINRAPPKTQSALLEAMEESQVTTDGTTRDLPDPFCVIATQNDVEPGQTYELPVAEVDRFTKKIRLGYPDTEEEAAILGRLAGDHPVDSVEPVATIADVRRARAIVGEIEASEAVREYVARLAVYTRRNAKLGASPRGSLALIRASQARAALDGRGYVVPDDVQAEAPTVLSHRIRTESGGTDGADVVEDALDRIRVE, encoded by the coding sequence ATGACGGACCCCGGGGAGCCGGGACCGATCGGATCGGGTCCCGCGGAATCGGTCGACGGCGAGGGAGACCCGACGGGAGAGACGGCCGGGACCGCCGCGGCGGTCGAACCCGAGACCCCGGCGGACGTCGCCGCGCTCGCGGACCGGATCGTGGCCGAGGTCGAGGACGTGATCGTGGGCAAGCGCGACGCGGTCGAGCACGTCCTCGTCACCGTGCTGGCGCGCGGCCACCTCCTCGTCGAGGACGTGCCCGGCGTCGGGAAGACGACGCTCGCGAAGTCGGTCGCGCGCTCGATCGACGGCTCGTTCAAGCGCGTCCAGTTCACGCCGGACCTCCTTCCCTCCGACGTCACCGGCGTCAACGTGTTCAACCGCCGGACAGACGAGTTCGACTTCCAGCCCGGTCCGGTGTTCGCGAACGTCGTGCTGGGCGACGAGATCAACCGCGCCCCGCCGAAGACGCAGTCGGCGCTGTTGGAGGCGATGGAGGAAAGTCAGGTGACCACCGACGGGACGACCCGCGACCTGCCGGACCCGTTCTGCGTGATCGCGACCCAGAACGACGTGGAGCCGGGGCAGACGTACGAGCTACCGGTGGCGGAGGTCGACCGCTTCACGAAGAAGATCCGGCTCGGCTACCCGGACACAGAGGAGGAGGCCGCGATCCTCGGGCGGCTCGCCGGCGACCACCCGGTCGACTCGGTCGAGCCGGTGGCGACGATAGCCGACGTGCGGCGCGCCCGGGCGATCGTCGGAGAGATCGAGGCCTCCGAGGCGGTCCGGGAGTACGTGGCCCGGCTCGCGGTGTACACCCGTCGGAACGCCAAGCTCGGGGCGAGCCCGCGCGGGAGCCTCGCGCTGATACGGGCGTCACAGGCCCGCGCCGCGCTCGACGGCCGCGGGTACGTGGTCCCGGACGACGTTCAGGCCGAGGCGCCGACCGTGCTCTCGCATCGGATCCGAACCGAGTCGGGCGGGACCGACGGCGCCGACGTCGTCGAGGACGCGCTCGACCGGATCCGGGTGGAGTGA